The following are from one region of the Georgenia sp. M64 genome:
- the pdxT gene encoding pyridoxal 5'-phosphate synthase glutaminase subunit PdxT — protein MTSSPTIGVLALQGDVREHVAALAAAGARPVTVRRTTELAAVDALVLPGGESTTIEKLLKAFGLYVPLRDRIAAGLPVYGSCAGMILLADRVAGATADQEGLGGIDMTVRRNAFGRQVDSFEEDLVVPALSGPGEGPLHAVFIRAPWVERVGADVEVLARTGAPGASGTGDGKIVAVRHGRLLATAFHPEIGGDGRVHRYFVGMVRDAA, from the coding sequence GTGACTTCTTCCCCCACGATCGGCGTCCTGGCGCTGCAGGGCGACGTGCGCGAGCACGTCGCGGCGCTCGCCGCGGCCGGCGCCCGACCGGTCACGGTGCGCCGGACGACCGAGCTCGCCGCCGTCGACGCCCTGGTGCTGCCCGGTGGGGAGTCGACGACGATCGAGAAGCTCCTCAAGGCCTTCGGGCTGTACGTCCCCCTGCGCGACCGCATCGCCGCCGGCCTGCCGGTGTACGGCTCCTGCGCGGGGATGATCCTGCTGGCCGACCGGGTGGCCGGCGCCACCGCCGACCAGGAGGGGCTGGGCGGGATCGACATGACGGTGCGGCGCAACGCCTTCGGTCGCCAGGTCGACTCCTTCGAGGAGGACCTCGTCGTCCCGGCGCTCTCCGGGCCGGGGGAGGGGCCGTTGCACGCGGTGTTCATCCGGGCCCCGTGGGTCGAGCGGGTCGGGGCGGACGTGGAGGTCCTCGCCCGCACCGGGGCCCCGGGCGCGTCCGGCACCGGCGACGGTAAGATCGTCGCGGTTCGGCACGGCAGGCTGCTCGCCACCGCCTTCCACCCGGAGATCGGGGGGGACGGGCGGGTGCACCGCTACTTCGTGG